From Ignisphaera aggregans DSM 17230, the proteins below share one genomic window:
- a CDS encoding replication factor C small subunit (COGs: COG2812 DNA polymerase III gamma/tau subunits~InterProIPR001270:IPR013748:IPR003959:IPR011704:IPR 003593:IPR000629~KEGG: smr:Smar_1225 replication factor C small subunit~PFAM: Replication factor C; AAA ATPase central domain protein; ATPase associated with various cellular activities AAA_5~SMART: AAA ATPase~SPTR: A3DNV9 Replication factor C small subunit~PFAM: ATPase family associated with various cellular activities (AAA); Replication factor C): MELLWAEKYRPKTLREIVNQEEIVNRLMKFVEEKNMPHLLFAGPPGTGKTTAALALAHDLYGDEWRRYLLELNASDERGIAVIRSKVKEFARSKLPGDIPFKIVILDEADNMTADAQQALRRIMEMYVETTRFILIANYPSKIIDPIQSRCASFRFTPLKREDVTSRLRWICEQEKVKCDEDGLDVIYELSGGDMRKAINILQSASALGEVTVSNVYKVVGLAHPKEVREIITLALSGKFIEARDKLHNLMIVYGLSGVDIIKQMHREIFSADLKIPEDIRVILADYIGEIQFRIVEGADDEIQLSALLAKMALLGKKENIRI; this comes from the coding sequence ATGGAACTACTATGGGCTGAAAAATATAGACCAAAAACGCTAAGAGAGATAGTTAATCAAGAGGAGATTGTTAATAGATTAATGAAATTTGTTGAAGAGAAAAATATGCCGCATTTACTCTTTGCAGGACCTCCAGGAACAGGTAAGACTACAGCAGCTTTAGCATTAGCACACGATCTCTATGGCGATGAATGGCGTAGATATCTATTAGAACTTAATGCAAGTGATGAGAGGGGAATTGCTGTTATTAGAAGTAAGGTTAAGGAGTTTGCAAGAAGTAAATTACCAGGAGATATTCCTTTCAAAATAGTTATTCTTGATGAAGCAGATAACATGACAGCAGATGCTCAACAGGCACTTAGGAGAATTATGGAGATGTATGTAGAAACAACAAGATTTATACTAATAGCTAATTATCCGAGTAAGATTATCGATCCAATACAATCTCGATGTGCCTCATTTAGATTTACACCGTTAAAAAGAGAAGATGTTACATCGAGATTGAGATGGATTTGTGAGCAAGAGAAAGTAAAATGTGATGAAGATGGACTTGATGTTATATATGAATTGAGTGGTGGTGATATGAGGAAAGCAATAAATATACTTCAAAGTGCTTCAGCGTTAGGTGAGGTTACAGTATCAAATGTATATAAAGTTGTAGGTCTTGCACATCCAAAAGAAGTTAGAGAGATAATTACACTAGCATTGAGTGGAAAATTTATTGAGGCAAGAGACAAGCTACACAATTTAATGATAGTCTATGGGCTTAGCGGTGTAGATATTATTAAACAGATGCATAGAGAGATATTTTCTGCAGATTTAAAGATTCCAGAGGATATAAGAGTCATATTAGCAGACTATATAGGAGAGATACAGTTCCGTATAGTAGAAGGCGCTGATGATGAGATTCAATTATCAGCTCTATTAGCTAAAATGGCGTTACTTGGGAAGAAAGAAAATATTAGGATCTAG